The genomic window TTTCTGTGCAGGAGTCATTTTTATACAAGTGCGATTTAATGGAGGTTAGAGCCATTGTGGCAGAACAGAGGCTCTTGTGCAGTCGTAACACCATCACAGCTGTGCATCTAAAAAGCTTTTATTGTCTCGGGGAAAATGGCGTGTTATTGAGTTGAGAGATGAAATGAGGCTCAAATCCATCCAGTTGTTTGGTTTCCAACCTCCTTACGTTTTAATGGTGACCGCAGCAAACCTGCTCACAGCGCTTTGCTCCTCGCTAGGTACACCAAGATGAAAACAGCCACCAACATCTATATCTTCAACTTGGCCCTGGCGGACGCCCTGGCTACCAGCACCTTGCCCTTCCAGAGCGCCAATTACCTCATGCGCACGTGGCCGTTCGGGCAGCTCCTGTGCAAATTGGTCATCGCCATCGACTACTACAACATGTTCACCAGCATCTTCACGCTCACCATGATGAGCGTGGACCGCTACGTGGCCGTCTGTCACCCCGTTAAGGCCCTGGATTTCCGCACGCCAGCCAAGGCTAAGATCATCAACATCGCAATCTGGATTCTGTCGTCAATTATTGCAGTACCTGTAATGATCATGGCCGTTACCAAGGTGACAGACAAAGGTGAGGAGCTACAGAGATGAAACAATGTCAGACATCCTTTAGATGTTATGATACCATCGCTATTCATAGCTATTTGTGTCGGGAAAGCCCTGCGCGAATAAAGACTGCTAGTAATTAACCGCCAGGAAATGAGATTTAATTTAAAGAGGGacagaagattttttttctgattgccGCTTAATACGGCCATTTTGAtgccaaggaactatgttgaagtgaaTGGCTTGACTTAAGCAACAGTAAATCCAGCTCAAGAACAATTGTCAAAGCAGGAGGTTCGGATCAAAGCTACAACCTTCAAGTTGAGAAACAAACATTTCACCACCTGAGCCCGTCTAGAAATCGCTAACCTTGACAGTTAGCTTAGTCGTACAAAAGATCTTTTTCTCAGAAGCAGGCGCTTGTGCCGAATTGTGGGAGTAATGAGGCCGTAGAAGAGAAGACATTTGAGCTGGGTTATTAAACCGAAATTAGCCTATCCACATGAGCCTCCAActgccgtcttttttttttttcttctccccaggCAGCGTCGATTGCAGAATCATATTTCCCAAACCCGAATGGTACTGGGACACGGTGACAAAAATCTGCGTGTTCATCTTTGCATTCCTGGTTCCCGTGTTTGTCATCACCGTCTGCTACGGTCTGATGATCCTCCGCCTCAAGAGCGTCCGTCTTCTCTCCGGATCCAAAGAGAAGGACAGGAACCTGAGGCGGATCACCCGGatggtgctggtggtggtggcagcCTTCATCATCTGCTGGACTCCCATACACATCTTCATCATCGTCAAGACCATGGTGAACATCAATCACAATAACCTCCTAGTGATGGCGAGCTGGCATCTGTGCATCGCCCTGGGCTACACCAACAGCAGCCTCAACCCGGTCCTTTACGCCTTTCTGGATGAGAACTTTAAGAGGTGCTTCAGGGATTTCTGCCTGCCCTATCGCACACGTACGGACAAGCACAGCTTCTCCCGCGGCCGCAACAGCACCAGGGAGCCCGTGTCCGTTTGCGCTCCCGCCAACAGAGACAGACAGCCGGCGTGACTAGGCGTGGACCGGGAAGGGATCCAGGAGGACCTCCAGACCGAAGTCACACAGTTCTCCACCACAGGAGTGTGAACATTTGTTCCACCACTGGCAGGTTTATCTGTAGCTCATGCCCAAACCTTTTGTGATGGATCCCTGGTGAAGACACTCAATGCTTGTCTTTCAGTATACTGGAGAAAAATGCCAATGTGTGCCTGGAGATTCTAAACTGGTAGATACATATGTACGTAGAGAtgagtggaaaaataaaaatagaaaaaaaaaaaaacccattcccACAGGCACTTAATACTGCCTAAAATCTCTCGGGCTAAATTTTGGACAATTCCGTTGAAAGTAAATTGAGTCAGACAGACAATAGATAGTGTAGGCTTAATTATCGAAATGAGCAGATGGGGGCGAAAAAAGCAGCGGTCTGAGCTGTCACTGGTTGCTAGGCAATATCTGTTTGtataatccatccatcgattTTCAGTCCTCATTCCGATCACGGGTGAGCTGCTCAATCGCTGTCATTTGTCATCATTTTCCTTCCAGATCAATTTAACAAAGACTAGCCATTTTCCCCAATGCTCTTTTtgtaacaattattttttttcaacactaCAGCACCAGCTGCTCGATATTATTTGGACTCATCCCAGATGCAAAAACACGGCAGGTGCTCCATCCAGTCTAAATGTGGCCACCATGACACCATTAGAACATCACTTTTTCCACTTGTGAGATGAACCCCGCTCCTCCTCGCTAGCTGTCCAATATTGACAAAGTTCAGACACATTAAAAATTCACCACACACTCCAAGCAGTTTTAAAATCAGCAAAGGCTTTTGGATATTTGTCTCCACTTCAGCACAGTATTGGTTGCTAGCTACATTGTTGAGTGTCACTGAAGTGCTTGGAGACGTCCGAGCCATATTGGGAGAGAAGCGAAGCTCAACGTAAATAAACACTCTGCGCCGACGGGCTTGCTATCTGGCAGTACACTACATCGATCCAAAAGGTCTGCTCGTCCAATTTTGTCACAACTTGTTAAATGATTCTATGATGGAGACAGCGCGCTCTGACAAATCATTACTCTAAATGATTTATATGTTTTATGACGATGCATTTAAATCCTCTTCTGCCTCCTAATGTGTAAATATCTCagatgatggctcccttcacgGGTTGCATGCAATTGCCCCTGAGCCAAAAGAGGCATGAGAGACGTCTGTATCCCCGACAAAACAATGGCACTGCGACAACAATATTCGAAAAGGATTTCGCACGGGGCCCTTTGCTGTTGCTGTAGGCACTGATCcaggatttattttatttttttactcccGTGCCAAAGGTGTCTTGACTGATGCATAGGGGGGAtaagaatattatttattgatatatTTTAGAATATTAAATGGAGGGGCTTAACAAGGGCTATACATATTATTAACTGAGGCATCACCCCTCAATTTGTCCCGACCACCGACATAATTAAACTTTTGTAGACTCTGTAATTTTGCAAAAGGCCCACAAagagcagtttaaaaaaaattgaataattatTCTGAAAATTTGATCCCCTTTCCTGATGACTATGAAtggtgccctgtgattggctgggaaTTAGTTCAGGGTGGATCACGGTTGTCACCAAAATTCAGCGAATTTAGCTCACCAGTGACCCATTAGGATGagcgctatagaaaatggatggatggaacttttGTCCGTATAATGTATATCGAACGGGCCAttcagagagcgagagcgacaCCACAATGACAACGAGTCTTTGCCGCTTAAAAGGGAGAAACATGAATGCGCTAATGTGCTTCGGGAAATTGCAATCAATTGGCTGTAAATGTATTCTGAGATGGTAAAAAGAGAACCTCTGCTCCCGACATATCCACTATTGTCTGTCGTTTCCACTCATCTCGTGGTAGGTTTTTCTCTACATTCAGCCTACACTGAATGCTTTGAAAAGGGAAGGCGGCGCTATAAAGTCACTCAATGACCTCAAACGGGCTTGGAGGAAAGTCATTAGCAAGTCAAGGAGAGGCTTCCGATTTACATTACGTCTGATGGGGGGGGGATTATCCATCAAGGATGACTCGGAGATTTAAACGAGGCGATTTGTTTTTAAAGCACATTTTATGTATAAATGTGGAACTGGTGCCAATGGTGGTATCCTTGTTCCAAATGTAAATACAAACACAGAATAGAGCATTCAGTGATGCtgcaattttttctttttgggttgCAATGTGCTGTCACGCTGTTGTACTGCTACGCTCGAATCTAGTCAGCATATTTACGTTAGACTAGATTTTCCCGAAAAATTCTGAGTTATTTTTCTCTGATATATTTTTTcttgatgtggaaaaaaaacagtcttgTGTTAATATGAATTTTTACCCAATCATGCCTATAAAAAGAGAATATGAATGTTTTCTTAGGCCTGCAATGCTTTTAGCTGAATGACAATGTGAATCGTAATGCCTTAATCaacaagttgttttgtgtgtctaAATGTTGTTtacgttttttattttaacgcAGTGGACCTCCGTTACGTTAAACATCCACGTATAACTGATGGCGTGTAAATatgcacacacatatacatctATGCGGCGGCCACGGCAAAGGATTGCGTTCTTTTGAAAATGGTGCTTTAAGAGCACTACAATTTGCCATATACAGACTATCGAGAGGCTTTTATACTGTACAAAGTACTTTGGCGAGCTTAATTGTCCTGCGAGGCAGCGTAAATCATCTTATTGAACCACACTAGTAGATTTTCATTCCTTGCAGTGGTAGTTATCACGGATATCGTTGACACGTATATTTAAATGCAGTGTATGAGCCGATAATTAGTGAGTATGATCATGATGAGCATCTGTGACCTGTGAGGGCGTTGTTATTAAAAGAACCACTAGGGGGAGAGTGAAAAGCACAATATGTCATTTGTCACGTCAAGGATAAAATTGGAAGCCGTCAGGGATAAAATTGGAAGTCGTGGCTACTCAAGTGTCAATCAGGGTACTAGGGGTGCAGTACTGCTTTTGGTCGTTTGGGGCGCAGTAGTACACTAACATTGGTTTCCCCGTTTGCAAAATATAATCGGTACCGATGACTTCGATTGTCGACGCCTGTGAATAATTCCTGAACTTGTTTATACGATGCatgtttgttcatttatttacttCAAACGATCTGGGCTTTTTTTGCTTTATCAGgactgagacttttttttttgcaattatttGCAGAGTGATGTTGACTCTAAACCAATTATGGTTCCTATGGTAATAGATAATAAAGGAACATGGAATATGCGAGTTTATGTTGGGaatcttatcttttttttctctctcagacACTCATTAAATATGGATTGCAAAGGATATCTGCTGAATATTAATCAAGCATTTAACACGCCAATcagctgcacttttttttggtcataaaaAACGTATGCTCCGATGCACTTGAATCTTACATGCCCACGCTCTGTTAGAAGACAGCTAATGTCTCTACTGAAGGAATAATTAATAAGCAGCACATCTCATCTGGATTGATTTCAGGCTCCCGTGGATGTTTAAATGATTATTTCATGTCCGAGTTGAATAAAGGCATCTCGCACAAAAGAACGGCTGCTCAGCAAAGTGTCGCCATGATCCAGCCGAGCTGAGCACAAGACAAAATGTTATTATGAGGCTGGGGAGAAGGCGCGATTCTTTTCACCCACCGCAGAGGGTGAGTAAATCATGGCTCTTATGAAATATACATGGTCTTGTCTCTACTGTATTCAGTATGCGGAAAATGAACGCATTcaatacgtttttgtttttttttatttgcaaatgGAAATAAAGTGGGTAGCACTGCATGTACTGTAGTAGTTGGAAAAGTTATCTATCAAGATATCTATGGAGCACCACCGAgctcaaactgaaaacaaatcCATGAGTATAAAGTGATAAATTGGGAAATATGTTTTAAATCATGAATAATAGGCGCATTAAGAACTAATATACCTGCATGGAGATGAAGATTATTCTATTCAGTGCGGGGGACAGCTTttaaaacacaaaatgtcaacatcACTGAGGAAACTAGTTGATTTTCAAACAATACCTCCAAGATGCATTTGGCCCATGGTGCCATTTCTGTCTGATAATTTAAAGCTCCCATGTGCGCCATTGGCAACATGGCTGagttttcttctttcttcctttctttgtcaGGTTGAAAGCTTTCTCTCTGATTGGGTATTGAACATTCCGTAAAAAGGCAAACGTGGATTCATACAGCAATGAATCATGCGCGCATAATTCAATACATTTATAGTTGCACTTGTGCCTTGGTGCTAATTAAAAAGAGGCGAGAACGTTGCTCACATAAAGCCTTGCCCTCGCTTGTACGGTATTCGTGTGTCACCAACAAAAGCTCATTCAATCCAGCATATGCGTGGTGAAAAGCTGCGAGACTTTTAAGAGATTTGCAGAGCACAAGACACGAGTAAGTCAACTACAGCACAGCAACACCTTGAGAAGACTGATTTGTACTTTAACCCAATGAGACATCTTTTTGTGCGGAGGATTAAATCACGGTGGAATTTGTCCATTTTGATTCAGGAGTAAGCGGTGCAAATTTCCAATTCCGAGCAAGTTGCATTAGTAATGCAGAGTTTCCCGGCAAAGGATTAGGCCTGCTGTTTTGTGCATCCACCCGACACTTTACATTAAAACAGAGAAGCAAACTTTTACGCCAGCGGAATCCCTGCTGGCTCAAAGCTCCAAACTGGGTGCTATTAGCCAGCTGGAAGGCACAAAACCCCAAACTAGCCAATTTACTAATTTCACAGTCAGCCTTTAACTTTAGCCGCAATGAATGTTTCCAATTTTGCTGCAGATTATCCAAAACTAAATTGATCATAGAATCAATATGACACAGAGCAGAGGAACGCTAATTGAAACAGATGTCTAACATCAGTTGAGTTCTTCTGCACTGCAGCTACTGGTCATCCTCCGAGGGGGCTCCC from Syngnathus typhle isolate RoL2023-S1 ecotype Sweden linkage group LG10, RoL_Styp_1.0, whole genome shotgun sequence includes these protein-coding regions:
- the oprd1b gene encoding opioid receptor, delta 1b; its protein translation is MMEFATFPPDDLYVSLIPFNASLPDALLLGPPRGVGTNWTNGTNGTNGTSASVGRDTARVVIAVCITALYSLICVVGLLGNVLVMYGVVRYTKMKTATNIYIFNLALADALATSTLPFQSANYLMRTWPFGQLLCKLVIAIDYYNMFTSIFTLTMMSVDRYVAVCHPVKALDFRTPAKAKIINIAIWILSSIIAVPVMIMAVTKVTDKGSVDCRIIFPKPEWYWDTVTKICVFIFAFLVPVFVITVCYGLMILRLKSVRLLSGSKEKDRNLRRITRMVLVVVAAFIICWTPIHIFIIVKTMVNINHNNLLVMASWHLCIALGYTNSSLNPVLYAFLDENFKRCFRDFCLPYRTRTDKHSFSRGRNSTREPVSVCAPANRDRQPA